The genomic stretch CGGCGCTGCGGTAGGCCAGGGCCGCTGCTGGGGGGTTCACCTGCGCGAAGCCGGTGGCGCTGATTCCCAGCTGCACGTCCCCGAAGTCCTCCTGGATCTCGCTCTCGCCGGCAATGAGCTGCACGCCCGCGCTGAAGCGCCGCCCGGCGGGGACGGCCAGCGACACGCCCACCACACCGGCGTCCATCAGGTGGTCGCTGGCCCGCAGGTACACCTTCGGCTCGCCCGCGCCGATCAGGGCGGCGACGACCTCGCCGGTGCGGCGGCTGGCCCGGAACGCGACCTCGGTGGCCGGGTCGAGGCGCAGGGGATCGAGCTTCTGCACGACCTCCGTGATCCGCGCCATGACCAGCGGATCGTCCAGCACGACCTGAGCGTCGCTGCTGCGGCGCTCGCGGTAGCCCAGGCCATGCGGGGTGATCAGGTACTGCGCCGTGTTGCGGTAGTGCCACGCCTCGGGGCTGGGCACCGTGTCGCCCACATCGTGCCGGAGCTTGCCGATACGGGTCAGGGCCTCCTCGACGAAGCCGCGCTTGTACACGAGCTGCGCGTCGTAGGCGGCGTGCGCGAGGTCGGCGGTGGGCAGCGAGGGGCCGTCGACCCGGTCTGGACTGCGGCGCAGCACCTCCTGGACGCGGCCCTGGCGCACGCCCTTGCCGGTGCGCAGCGTGACGGTCACGCGCTCGCCGGGCAGCGCGCCGCGCACCAGCACCACGCCGGAGTCGTCGCGCGCCAGGCCCAGCCCTCCCGCGACGAGTTTCTCGATTTCCAGCGTGATCAGGGGCTCAGACATACCGCACAGGGTAGCGCCGAAAGGCCGTGGCAATTCGGAACGGCGGATTAACGCCCCTCTGTCCGCCCTGGCCTAGCGTGGCACCATGACGACTCCCGATGCCCGGCCCACCGCGCCGTCCGTGCTGGTCGTGGAGGACGATCCCGGCATCCGCGAGTACCTCCTGCTGGGCCTGCACTACGAGGGCTTCCGCGTACGCACCGCCGCCACCGGCTCCGAGGCCCTCGCCGAGGCGGGCCGCGAGGAGCCCGACGTCCTGCTGCTGGACGTCATGCTGCCGGGTCTGGACGGCTTCGCGGTGCTGCGGGCCCTGCGCGAGCGCTCGCAGGTGCCGGTGCTCATGCTGACCGCCCGCGACGGCGTGGACGACCGGATCGCCGGCCTGACCGGCGGCGCGGACGACTATCTGGTCAAGCCCTTCCACTTCGGTGAGCTGGTCGCACGGGTGCATGCCCTGCTGCGCCGCACCCAGCCCGAGCGCGGCCGGACGCTGGGTTACGCGGACGTGACCCTGGACACCGAGCTGCGCGAGGCGACCCGCGCCGGGCGTCCGCTGGAGCTGAGTCCCCGCGCCCTGGGCCTGCTGGAGGCGCTGCTGCGCCACCCGGAACGGGCGCTGTCCAAGTCCCTGCTGCTGGACACCGTGTGGGGGCCATCGTTCCTGGGCGACGACAACATCGTCGAGGTCTACGTGCGCCAGCTGCGCCGCGCCCTGGGCGATCCGGAACTGATCCACACGGTGCGCGGCGTGGGCTACGCGCTGCGGCTGCGCGGCACGTGACCACGCCGGGGCCGGCATGACGCTGCGGGCCCGGCTGCTGGCGCTGCTGGTGGTCGTCCTGCTGGCCGCCTTCGGGCTGGCGGGCACGGCCGTCACGCTGGGGGTGCGGGCCTCGGCGTGGGCACAGGCCGAGCAGACCGTCACCCGCGCCCTGGCAGGCGTGAATCTTGCTGGGGCCGGCGTGGACGGACAGGACACCCGGCTGGGCGTGTGGTACCGCCGCCTGTCGGAGGAGGCGCTGGGCCTGCGCACGCGCGGCACGCTGATCCTGCCGGACGGGCGCACCTACGGCACGGATTCGGGGTCGGATGCCGTGGACGCCGCCGCCGTGGCCCGGGCCCGCCGGGACGGGCAGGCGGTCAGCGGAATCACACGGCTCGTGAGCACGCCGGGCGGCACGGTGCTGGCCCTGGACGTGCCCCGCGCCGAGGTGGACGGCCTGGCCCGGCGCACCGCCGGGATCTTCGCGGGTGTGGCCGCCGTGACGCTGCTGCTGGCCACCGTGGGCGCGTGGTGGCTGCTGGGCGTGGGCCTGCGCCCCGTGCGCGTCATGGCCCGCCGCGCCGAGGATCTGCACCCTGCCGGCGTGGCGGGCGCGGATCTGGGGGCCAGACTGCCGCTGCCCGGCCCCCACGACGAGGTGCGCTCGCTGGCCGAGAGCCTGAACCGCCTGCTGGCCCGCCTGGAGGACAGCGTGTCGCGCCTGCGCACCGAGGAGGCCCGCACCCGGGCGTTTGCCGCCGACGCCAGCCACGAACTGCGCACGCCCCTGGCCGCGATCGCCGGCAGCCTGGAGGTGCTGGAACGCGCCGGAGACGACCCGGACGTGCGCGGTCGCCTGCACGCCACCCTGCGCCGCGAGACCCGCCGCGCCACCCGGCTCGTCGAGGATCTGCTGACCCTGACCCGCCTGGACGCCGGGGCCGGGCTGCGGCTGGAGGTGCTGGAGCCGTGGCCGCTGCTGCTGGAGACCACCGAGGCCGCCCGGCACCTCGCGCCGCACCTGACGCTGGAGGTACAGGCCGCGCCGGACATGCGCCGCGCCCGCGTGACCGCCGACCGCACGCGCCTGGAAGGGGCCGTGTGGAACCTGCTGCGCAACGCCATGACCGCCACCCCGGCCGGCGGCAGCGTGAACGTCACGCTAGACGGTGACCCCACCACCGTGCGCATTGCGGTGCGCAACCCCGCCCGCCTGCCCGACGAGTTCCGTGCCCGCATGTTCGACCGCTTTGCCCGTGGCCCGGACGCCCCACCGGGCGGCGTGGGCCTGGGGCTGGCGATCGTGCAGGCCACCGCCCGTGCCCACGGCGGCGACGTGGCCGTCACGCAGCACCCGGACGACCTGGAGGTCAGCATCACCCTGCCCCGCGCCAGCCCGTAGGCGCTGGCCGGCATTCAGCGTTCGCTCAGCGGGCGGGGGGCAGGCGTTCAGGTGGGCCGCGCAGACTTCAGGTGTTTCCGAACGCCGCCCAAACATACGCCCCAGTTCTGGTGCGGGCCGGAACGCCGTTCACTCGCCCTCGCCATTCAAGGAGCGTCCCATGACCATCCGTACCCTGATCCTGTCCGCCGCGCTGGCCCTGAGCGCCGGCCCCGCCCTGGCCGCCGGCACCGCCACCACACCCGCCGATCCGCTGGCCCAGACGGCACCGACGGTCCCCGCCACACCCGGCCGCGCCGCGCCCGTGCGCCCCACCCCGCCGGCTCCTGGCACCGACGTGTGTGCCCCCGATCGGCGTGGCCCCGGTGAACGCGGCCCCGGCCTCCGTGGACAGGGTGACCGCCGCCCGACCCCACCGGCACCACCCGCCGGGATGACCACGCCGGGCACGGCGGCCCCGGCCACCCCCGCTGCTGGCAGCGCACCTGGGCGGAGCACGCGCGTCACACCGACGGCTCCTGGCACCGCGACGGCCCCTACGCCACCCGCCGCCGCCCCCGGTCAGGACGCCGGCCCGCGCGGGCCGCGCAGCCGTGGCCCGCGTGCGGCAGACTGCGGCCCGGCTGGAGATCGCGGCCCCCGTAGTCCTGGCATGGCAGCCCCCAGCGGCCGCGCTGATCGCCCCACCGCTCCCGCTCTCTCGGCTGGCCGCGCCACGGCCACCACCCAGGCCGCTGTAGCCCGCATCGACGCCATGCTCGCCCGCACCACCAACGCCAGGGCCCGCGTCTACCTGACCGACGCGAAGGCCCTGGTGCAGGCCGGCAACCTCCGCGCCGCCCGCGCCCTGATCCAGGCCGCCCAGGCGATTTCGCAGCCCGCTGCGCCGACCCCACCCCGCAAATAACCATCCAGACAGAGGGGCGGCCACCGTGAACTGGTGGCCGCCCCTCATCCCGCTTTCCCCTACCCGACCGTCAGATCCCGGTGCATGGCGATCTCGTTGCAGTTCTCAAAGAACGCGCAGCGCTGGCACTCGCTCCAGACCTTCGGGTGCAGGTTGGTCTTGTCGATGCGCGTGAAGCCGCACTTCTCGAAGAAGCTCTGCTGGTACGTCCACGCGAACAGCGCCGGCAGGTCGATGGCCCGCGCCTCGGCCTCGCACGCGGCCACGAGTTGCCGGCCCAGACCGCGTCCCTGGAGGTTCGGGTGGATCGCCAGCCCACGCACCTCGGCCAGATCAGGGGCCAGGAGGTGCAGGCCGCACACGCCGGCCAGTCCGCCGGGTCTGCCCTCGTGGGGCTCGGCGAAGATCAGGTGAAAATCGCGGATGGTCTCGGCCAGCAGCGAGCGCGAGCGCACCAGCATCTGCCCCCGCGCCGCCCAGTAGCCGATCAGCTCATGGATCGCGTCGATGTCCGAGAGCTTCGCCTTACGGGCCGTGAGCGGCGCGTCCGGGTGGACATCCGGCACGGCGATGGAATCCAGGCCCAGCAGGGTCATGCTGAGCCCCCCGCGCGTGCGCGCGTCAGCTCGCGGACAGTTCGCGCATCCACGTGGTGCCGCCCGGCCGGTCGCCCCGGTCGCGGTACGCCTGCACCTGCGGCGCGTCCGGCACCTCGCCCATGACCACGGCCAGCGGCACCTGCGTGAAGCCGAAGGTGCCCCAGTCGCCGCCCTTGGAGAACATGTAGATCGCGCGGTCGCCGCGCCCCTGCGCGTACTCGATGGCGCTCATGACCAGCCGCCGCCCCAGCCCGCCACCCCGCGCCGAGGGAATCACGGCCGCGCCACGCAGCAGGCTCACGCCGTCGCCGTGCTCCAGCCCGATCGCGCCGACCGCCTGATCGCCCCGCTCCAGCACCCAGTACGTGGTGCCCTCGGCCAGCGTGGCGTCGGTGTCCAGCCCGGCCTCGTGGAAGACGCGGGTGACGGTGTCCTTGTCGGCGCTCTGCGCCAGTCGGATGTGCTCCTGGGTCATGGTCATGGGTAGTTCCTCCGGAGAAGGTGCCGGGCTGGACGTCCGTGGGGGCGTCCGGTGCGGCCTGGTTGAGAGTGCGGGCAGAATACACCCGCCCGGGCACGCTGGCGAGGGGGCCACTCATGCCGCGCCGTCACCCACCAGGGTGCGTTTCCACGCCTGCTCGGCGTGGATCCAGCCTTTGGTCAGGCCGCTCACGACCTGCGGGGCCGCCGGCATGGCCGCGATGATCTCGTCCGGCGTGGACGGCACGAAGTCGAAGCGCCGCCAGTAGTTGCCGGCCTCCTCGCTGAACAGGTACACCGCGCGGTTCCCCAGCAGCGACGCCTGCGTCAGCGCCGACGTCACGAGCGCCCGCCCCAGCCCCTGGTTGCGGGCCTCGGGCACCACCGCCGTCGAGCGGATCAAGGACACCCCCGGCCCGTGCTCCAGCCCGATGCACCCGCCGGGCACACCGTCCAGATCGGCGATCCAGTACGTGCAGCCCTCACTCGTCACGCTCCCGGTCGTCAGGCCGCAGCGGGTGAGCAGGTCGCGGATGATGTCGAAGTCCTCCGGGCGGGCCTCGCGGAGCTTCACGTGCATGTCGGTCAGGGTCACGGCGTCGGTCATGGGAGTACCTCGGGTGGAGGGGCGGATGGGGACGGGCACGGAACGGGTCATGGCTTCAGCGCTCCCCGCGCGTTCTCGATGGCCTCCCGCACGCGCTCCGGGGAGGTGCCGCCGAAGCTGGCGCGGTTCTTCACGCTCTCCTGCACGGTCAGCGCCTGTGCGACCTCCGCGTTCAGGAGCGGATGCGCGGCGCGCAGCTCGTCGTCGGTGAGTTCCCACAGCTGCCGCCCGGAGCGTGACGCCGTGCCGACCAGCCCGCCCACGACCTCGTGCGCCTCGCGGAAGGGCACCCCCTGACGGGCCAGGAAGTCCGCGACGTCGGTCGCCGTGCTGTAACCGCGCGCGGCGGCGGCCTCGGTGACCTTCGCGTGCCACACGGTCTTGGGCATCATCTCGGCGTACAGGCGCAGCACGATGGACAGGGTGTCGTACGAGTCGAACACGCCCTCCTTGTCCTCCTGCAAGTCCTTGTTGTACGCCAGCGGCGTGCCCTTCACGACGGTCAGGAGGCCCATCAGGTTCCCGAACACGCGGCCCGCCTTGCCGCGCGCGAGTTCGGACACGTCCGGGTTCTTCTTCTGCGGCATGATGCTGGACCCCGTGGTGTGCGAGTCCGGCAGCGTGAGAAAGCCGAACTCGAAGGTCGAGTACAGGATCAGTTCCTCCGACAGGCGCGACAGGTGCGCCGAGAGGATCGCGCAGGCCGACAGGAACTCCAGCGCGAAGTCCCGGCTGCCCACGCCGTCCAGCGAGTTCGCGGTCGGGCGCGCGAAGCCCAGCGCCGCCGCCGTCGCGTGCCGGTCGATGGGCCACGGCGTTCCCGCCAGCGCCGACGACCCCAGCGGCGACTCGTCCATGCGCGCCGCCGCGTCCCGGAAGCGGCCCTCGTCGCGCTCCAGCATCGCCACGTACGCCATGAACCAGTGGCTCAGCAGGATCGGCTGCGCCACCTGCAGGTGCGTGTACCCCGGCAGGATGACCTCGGCGGCCAGGTGCTTCTCCGCCTCCGCGAGCATCACGGCGCGCAGGGCGCGGGTCTTGCCCGCCAGGTCGAGCGCCGCCTCCTTCGTGAACAGCCGGAAGTCCACGGCCACCTGATCGTTCCGGCTGCGGGCCGTGTGCAGCTTGCCCGCCACCGGCCCGATCCGGTCACGCAGGGCCGCCTCCACGTTCATGTGCACGTCCTCACGGTCGAGCCGCCACTCGAAGTTCCCGGCGCAGATGTCGGCCAGCACCGCGTTCAGGCCGTCCGTGATCTGCGCGACCTCGCCCGAGTCCAGAATTCCGACCTGCCCGAGCATCGCCACGTGCGCCAGCGAGCCCCGGATGTCCTGCTCGGCCAGCCGCTGGTCGAAGCCCACCGAGGCATTGAAGAGTTCCACGAGCCCGTCGGTGGCCTCCGCGAACCGGCCCCCCCAGAGTTTTTTATCCTGCGTGTTCGTCGTCATGTGGTGTCCTCGGTGGGCTGGGGACGTGACCCCTCTCCCCCAGCCCCTCTCCCCTCGGAGAGGGGGGCAGAGATCGGTTTGACCAGCACCACCGGCGGCGGGCTGCTGGGATTCGCGTGGGCGTACGTGTCGCCTGATACGACGTAGCCGAGTTTCTCATAGAAGGGCAGGACGTCCAGATTGAACTGCGACACCGCCAGCAACACGCGCCCGTAGCCGCCCGCGCGGGCGACATGCTCGACCTGCCACACCAGCGCGCGACCCAGGCCGGTGCCGCGGGCGTCCGGCCGGGTCGCCAGCTTGTTCAGCGTCAGGGTGTGTTCGCCGTCCGGCCGGTAGCCGACGCAGCCGACCGCCTCTCCCCTGCCGCCGAGCGCCAGAAAGCCGCCAGAGCCGGGCGAGAACAGCGAACGTTCCAGATCGGCGGGCGTGGTGCGGCTCCAGCTGGAGCGGGGATCCATGCCGGCGGCCATCATCACGGCGTGGAAGTGGGGGATGTCGTCGCGGTTGACGGGGCGAAGGGTCACAACGGCACCTCCGGGATCAGAAGCTTCATTTCCTTCTGCGGCACGAAGCCCAGCCGCTCGTACGTGGGCCGCCCGGCGTCGGACGCCGTGAGGGTCACGGTGTTCACGCCGCGGGCGCGGCACTCGTCCAGTGCGGCCTCCACCAGATGCCGGGCCAGCGCGTGCCCGCGGTGGTCGGGCACGACGTACACATTCAGCAGGTACGCCCGCACCGTCGAGTCCGTGTCCGCATTCGGCGGAAAGTCCTTCCACAGGATGCCGGCCCCCGCCACCACATCTCCGCTGTGCTCGACCAGCAGGCCGGTGTAGCCGCCACCCGCGAGCATCCGCCGATGCCACGCCACGCCCGCATCATGTACCTGCGCCAGCTTTGCCGGGTCGCTGCCCATGTCGGTGAACATGGCCGTGCGTTGAGACTGGATCAGCGCCGCGTCGTGGACGGTGGCGGGGCGCAGGGTGTAACCGGGCGGCAGGGTCACGTCCCCACCCGCCCCGGAATCTGGCCCAGATGGTGCAGGTGATGCCGCACGTAGTCCTCCGCGACGAAGCGCAAAGTGATGCTCTCGCCGCCGCCGATGCTCAGGGTGTGCTCCAGACTGGCAGCGGGCAGCGTAGCGATCACTTGGGCCAGCTGCGTCTGGTATGCGGCCCACAGGGCCAGCACCTCGGCCCACGGACGCTCCTGATACCCGCCCGACGCGACCCACGCGGTCTGGTCGTAGCCGGGCAGCCTCAGGCCGTCCTCGGCGGCGGCGCGGACGAAGCGGGCGTGGTTGTTCACGCCGCTGTCGATCAGGTGGCCCAGGATCTGCTTCGCACTCCACACCCCGGGGGCGGGCTGGTACGACGCCTGGGCCTCGGTCAGCCCCTGGAGGTATGGGAGGTGGTCAGCGACGACCTGGGCCAGGGTCGACACGTCAGACCTTCGCGGGTTGCTGCTCGGCCTGAGCTTCGGCCTTGGCCTTCACGCGGGCCTGGACGCGCATGCGCAGGGCGTTGAGTTTGATGAACGCGCCGGCGTCGTGCTGGTTGTAGTCGCCGCCCGCCTCGAAGGACACCAGATCCTTGTCGTACAGGCTCTGGGGGGCCTTGCGGCCGGCGACGGTGACACTGCCCTTGTAGAGCTTCAGGCGGGCGGTGCCGGTCACGCTGGAGGCCACGTGGTCGAAGTACACCTGCAGCGCCTCGCGTTCGGGGGCGAACCAGAAGCCGTTGTACACGAGTTCCGCATACTTGGGCCCCAGGGCGTCGCGCTGGTGCAGCACCTCGCGGTCGAGGGTGAGGCTCTCCACGGCGCGGCGGGCGTGGTACAGCACGGTGCCGCCGGGCGTCTCGTACACGCCGCGGGACTTCATGCCCACGAAGCGGTTCTCGACGAGGTCGAGGCGGCCCACGCCGTGCTTCCCGCCAAGTTCGTTCGCCCGCTGGAGCAGCGCGGCGGGGCTCAGCCGCTCGCCACCAATTGCCACCGGATTCCCGGCCTCGAACTCGATCTCCACGTACTCGGGTTCACTGGGGGCCTCGGTGGGGTCGGTGGTCAGCTTGAACATGTGCGCGGGCGGCTCGGCCCACGGGTCTTCGAGGATGCCGCCCTCGTAGGAGATGTGCAGCAGGTTGGCGTCGGTGCTCCAGGGATCCTTCTTGGTGGTGGGCACGGGGATGCCGTGCTCGCGGGCGAAGGTTTCCAGGTCGGCGCGGCCCTGGAACTCCCAGTCGCGCCACGGGGCCACGGTGACGATGTCGGGGTTCAGGGCGTAGGCGGTCATCTCGAAGCGCACCTGGTCGTTGCCCTTGCCGGTCGCGCCGTGCGACACGGCGACCGCGCCCTCCTTCTCGGCGATCTCGACCATCTTCTTGGCGATCAGTGGCCGGGCAATGGACGTGCCGAGCAGGTAGTAGCCCTCGTACAGCGCCGAGGAGCGGAACATGGGGAACACGTAGTCCCGCACGAACTCCTCTTTCAGATCCAGCGCATACGCGGCGACCGCGCCGGTGTTCAGCGCCTTGACGCGCGCCTCCTCCACCTCGTCGCCCTGGCCGAGGTCAGCGGTGAAGCACACGACGTCGTAGTCGCGCTCCGTCTGGAGCCACTTGAGGATGATGCTGGTGTCGAGGCCGCCGGAGTACGCCAGTACGATCTTGTCTTTCGCCATGTCTTCGATTCTCCCCGCTGTGTGTGAAGGCAGCGCAAGACCCCCGGACGCACCACGCCCGGCCTGTCCACGGTGGACGGCCAGGGAGCGTTAACGTCGGGAGGTCAGGGTCTGCATCTGGATGTATGGTTATACGCTTTTCGCGTATAGCTATACACGGAGGGTAGCAGCCGCGCGGGCGGGGGTCAAGAAAACCCGCCCCCGTCAGGCAGGGGCGGGCAGGGATAGCGCGTCGGTCAGGGGAGGCGGTAGTTCAGGCCGATCCGGGCCCCGGTGCCCAGGCTCACGCCGGCCGCGCTCGTACCTCCCACCGTCACCACCGGCCCGATATTGCCCTCGACGAACAGGCTCAGCGGATCGGTGATGTTGTAGCGCAGGCCCAGCGTGCCGTGCGGGTACAGGCCAAAGCCGCCGCCAGCGCCCAGCACCACGCCGGCACCCAGGCCGATGCCGTAGTACGGGGTCAGGCCGCCCAGCGAGGAACCGCTGCCGGTGAAGTCGCCCAGGTAGTCCACGCTGCCGCCGACCGACAGGGCCTTGAAGTTGAAGTTCGTGGCGTCGAGGTTCAGGCCGTAGCGCATGGCGCTGCTGGCCGTCAGGTCGTTCTGGTAGTGCAGGGTCAGGCCGGAACCGACCGAGCCGCCCACGTAGGAGGCCGCCGACGCGGTCGAGACGGCAGTCAGGGCAAGGAGGCCGAGCAGGGTGGTCTTCATGAGAATCAGCATAGGCACGGAACACGCCTCCTGCCAACCCCCGGCCTTTACAAAACCGCGCAGACATGTTCAGGGGACGTTTACGTTGGCACCGCCGTCAGCCGTTCCAGCGCCCGCCCGATGTCGTCCCGGGACTTGCAGAACGCCACGCGCAGCAGCCCCGGCGGCGCGGCGTGCTGCGCGTAGAAGGCCTCGCCGGGAATGACCGCCACACCCGCACGCTCGACGAGCGACTCGGCGCTCCAGCCGGGGCGCAGGGCCGTCAGGAAGTACGTGCCGCGCGGCTCATAGACCGTGGCTCCCAGGTCGCGCAGCCCGCCCGCGAGCAGCGCCATGCGCCCGGCGTACTCCTCGCGCAGCCCGGCGTAGAAGCCCGAATCCCGCGCCACCGGCAGGGACAGCGCCACCGCCGCCTGCAGCGGCGCGGGCGAGCAGAACGACCCCTGCTGCCGGATGCCCGCGACCATGCCCGACAGCCCCGGCGGGCACGCGATCCAGCCCACCCGCCACCCGGTCGCCTCCAGCCGCTTGCCCGCGCTGCCGACCGTGAAGGTGCGCTCCGGCGCGAGGCTCCGCAGGCTGACGGGCCGCTCGCCGAAGTACAGCTCGTCGTACACCTCGTCCGAGACGATCCACAGGTCGTGCGCGCGGGCGAGCGCCACGACCTCCCCCAGTTCCGCCGCGCTGAACACCGTGCCGGTCGGGTTGAAGGGGCTGTTCAGCAGCAGCGCCCGCGTGCGCGGCGTGACCGCTGCCCGCAGGGCCGCCAGATCCAGCGACCACCCGCCCACCGGGTCGAGCGTCATCGGCACCGTCACGGCGTCCGCGCCCGCCAGCCGCGCCTGCGGGAGGTACACGTCGAACACGGGTTCGAGCATCAGCACCTCGTCGCCGGGGCCGTAGAGCGACAGCGCCAGGACGTTCAGCGCCTCGGTCGCGCCGCAGGTGATGACCACGTCCGCGCCGTCCACGCCCAGGTCGGCTCCCACCGCGTCCCGCAGCGCGGGCAGGCCTGCCGGGGCCGAGTACTGGTCCACCGTGCCCACCGCGCGCCGGGCCGCGTCCAGCAGGAAGTCGGGCGGCGCGTCGGCCGGGAAGCCCTGGCCGAGGTTCACCGCGCCGTACTGCGCGGCGAGGCGGCTCATGCGGGCGAACACACTTTCCTGCGAGGCCAGGGCACGGGACAGCAGCTGGGGCATGCGTGCAGTGTGGACCTGCCGCGCCCACGCTGCCCGCAGCGGATCAGACGACCCCGCACCGGGACACCACGCCGGGCCGACGTGAACCCATGTCCAACCCCCGGCGGGTACGCTGCGGGAGCACCACAGTCCAGTTCCCCAGGAGGAGCCCGCCATGATCAAGCTCACGGTGCTGTACGGCACGCCCACCGACCCCGCCGCCTTCGACGCGTACTACCACGGCACGCACCTGCCGCTGGTCCATCCCATCCCTGGCCTGCGCCGCGCCGAGGTCGCCCGCGTGGTCGGCACGCCGGACGGCAGCGCGCCCGCGCACCACCTGATCGCCGAGCTGTACTTCGACGACCTGGCCGCGTTCCAGGCGGGCATGGGCGGCCCCGAGGGGCAGGCCGCGGCCGCCGACATCCCGAACTTCGCCACGGGCGGCGCGACCCTGCTGATCAGCGAGGTGCTGGGCTGATCAGCAGGGTGCTGGGCTCCTAGCGTTCCGCGCCGGCCCCCCTGGCGGACGAGCGCCCGGCCCGCGCGAGCAGCGCCAGCGTGGGCAGGCGCACCGCAGCAGCCAGCGCCAGCGCGGCGCGCACGCCCCACACGTTCCCCGCCAGCCCGAACAGCGGCCCGCAGCTGACCTGCCCCAGCGCGTCGGCCTGCGCGGCGAAGGAGTTCACGGTGGCGCGCGACCCCGGCGCGAGGCCGTGGTTCAGCCACGCGGCGTACAGCGGCGAGTACAGGCCGCGCAGCACGCCGTGCACGAGCAGCGCGGCGGCCGCCCACCCGAAGCCCGGCGCGAATGCGAAGGCCAACAGCGCCCCCACCGAGCCGGCCAGCACAACCCGCAGCGTGCGCGCCACCCGCCGCGCGTCACCCAGGTCGAGGCGGCGGCGCAGCGGCTCGATCACTGCCCAGCCGACCACGGCCCCCGCGAGACTCAGGGCCACGAACCAGTCGGACGTCCCCAGCGTCACGCCGCCCAGCGCGGCGGGCAGACCGGTCTCGCGCAGCAGCAGGAACTCGTGCAGGCGGTCGATCGCCTCGGTGCTCGCGCCGTACAGCCCGGCCGCCACGATCAGGGTGCCCAGAAAGGCGCTGCCGCGTACGGCTTTCGCTCCGTCCCTCAGGGGCGCGCTCAGGGCCGCCCACGTGGAGCGCTCCTCCCGCGCGGCGGGGCGGAAGCCGGTCTCGGGCATGCGCAGCGCGAGGTACGCCCCGACGAGCAGCGCCGCCCCCCCGCCCGCGAGCGTCGCAGCGGCCGGGCCGCCCCAGCGCGCCAGCAGCGCCGCGCCGAGCACGCCCGCGATCCCCGCCACGCGCCCGTACTGCCCGCCCAGCAGCAGCGCCCCGCCCAGGCGCTCCTCGCCGAGCTCGTCGGCCAGCCACGCCTGCTGCGCGCCGCTCAGGCAGGTGTACCCCGCCGCGCTGACCACCTGCGCGGCCACGATCACCCCGAACACCGGAAACGAGCCCACCAGCAGCAGCCCCACGCCCAGCAGCGCGCAGCCCAGCACGATCGACAGCCGGCGCGAATACACGTCCGCCAGGACGCCGGTGGGCACCTCCAGCATGAAGGCCGCGCCCTCCAGCGCCGCGCCGATGAGCAGCAGCTGCAGGGGCGAGAGGCCCACCACCTGCACGAAATACACGCCCTGGAGCGTGAACGCCAGGGCAAACGCGAAGGCCAGACCGGCCTCCATGACGAGAAAGACCCGCAGCGGATGGCGGGATGAACGATCGGACATGGGGTTCCTCGGGGAGATCACGCGGGGCCGCAGGGCCACCACGGCAGGGCGGAGCGACACGGATCACCGACCGACCCCCACAGCCGCCCC from Deinococcus sp. AB2017081 encodes the following:
- a CDS encoding GNAT family N-acetyltransferase, producing MTLPPGYTLRPATVHDAALIQSQRTAMFTDMGSDPAKLAQVHDAGVAWHRRMLAGGGYTGLLVEHSGDVVAGAGILWKDFPPNADTDSTVRAYLLNVYVVPDHRGHALARHLVEAALDECRARGVNTVTLTASDAGRPTYERLGFVPQKEMKLLIPEVPL
- a CDS encoding DinB family protein, giving the protein MSTLAQVVADHLPYLQGLTEAQASYQPAPGVWSAKQILGHLIDSGVNNHARFVRAAAEDGLRLPGYDQTAWVASGGYQERPWAEVLALWAAYQTQLAQVIATLPAASLEHTLSIGGGESITLRFVAEDYVRHHLHHLGQIPGRVGT
- a CDS encoding argininosuccinate synthase, giving the protein MAKDKIVLAYSGGLDTSIILKWLQTERDYDVVCFTADLGQGDEVEEARVKALNTGAVAAYALDLKEEFVRDYVFPMFRSSALYEGYYLLGTSIARPLIAKKMVEIAEKEGAVAVSHGATGKGNDQVRFEMTAYALNPDIVTVAPWRDWEFQGRADLETFAREHGIPVPTTKKDPWSTDANLLHISYEGGILEDPWAEPPAHMFKLTTDPTEAPSEPEYVEIEFEAGNPVAIGGERLSPAALLQRANELGGKHGVGRLDLVENRFVGMKSRGVYETPGGTVLYHARRAVESLTLDREVLHQRDALGPKYAELVYNGFWFAPEREALQVYFDHVASSVTGTARLKLYKGSVTVAGRKAPQSLYDKDLVSFEAGGDYNQHDAGAFIKLNALRMRVQARVKAKAEAQAEQQPAKV
- a CDS encoding pyridoxal phosphate-dependent aminotransferase; the encoded protein is MPQLLSRALASQESVFARMSRLAAQYGAVNLGQGFPADAPPDFLLDAARRAVGTVDQYSAPAGLPALRDAVGADLGVDGADVVITCGATEALNVLALSLYGPGDEVLMLEPVFDVYLPQARLAGADAVTVPMTLDPVGGWSLDLAALRAAVTPRTRALLLNSPFNPTGTVFSAAELGEVVALARAHDLWIVSDEVYDELYFGERPVSLRSLAPERTFTVGSAGKRLEATGWRVGWIACPPGLSGMVAGIRQQGSFCSPAPLQAAVALSLPVARDSGFYAGLREEYAGRMALLAGGLRDLGATVYEPRGTYFLTALRPGWSAESLVERAGVAVIPGEAFYAQHAAPPGLLRVAFCKSRDDIGRALERLTAVPT
- a CDS encoding EthD family reductase, giving the protein MIKLTVLYGTPTDPAAFDAYYHGTHLPLVHPIPGLRRAEVARVVGTPDGSAPAHHLIAELYFDDLAAFQAGMGGPEGQAAAADIPNFATGGATLLISEVLG
- a CDS encoding MFS transporter; this encodes MSDRSSRHPLRVFLVMEAGLAFAFALAFTLQGVYFVQVVGLSPLQLLLIGAALEGAAFMLEVPTGVLADVYSRRLSIVLGCALLGVGLLLVGSFPVFGVIVAAQVVSAAGYTCLSGAQQAWLADELGEERLGGALLLGGQYGRVAGIAGVLGAALLARWGGPAAATLAGGGAALLVGAYLALRMPETGFRPAAREERSTWAALSAPLRDGAKAVRGSAFLGTLIVAAGLYGASTEAIDRLHEFLLLRETGLPAALGGVTLGTSDWFVALSLAGAVVGWAVIEPLRRRLDLGDARRVARTLRVVLAGSVGALLAFAFAPGFGWAAAALLVHGVLRGLYSPLYAAWLNHGLAPGSRATVNSFAAQADALGQVSCGPLFGLAGNVWGVRAALALAAAVRLPTLALLARAGRSSARGAGAER